The nucleotide sequence ACAGTAGTTAACTAACCTTATGAATAAAACAACAATGTGTAGGTTGGTTGGTTTAATTACCGTGAGTCACACAAAGTTGTTGACTTCATTCTGTCTAAGCTAGTGCCAAGATTGTCTTATATTCATTACTAAAGatgccaatatttttctttttaccGCAGTGGGTGGGGTGAGATTCTTTTCAAATGTGAAGATAAAAAAAAGTAGGAGATACATTACAGTAAATTGTGATTTGTGATTGTTTAGCCTTTATAGATTAAAAGATAATTACAAAATGATGAAGTATTATTTAATGCTTCAATACATCCAATGAATTTAATATCTAATGCTAAGGATGTCTGCTGTGTGGCACAAGTTGTTTCTCTGTTTTTTTTGAACAAGGacaaattttgatttgtgtaATTATAGTAACACACAAATTAGTATTATTAGATATAATCATCAGACATCAGAAAAATGGAAGAGAAAAGAGTTGCTCCCCAGTGTAGTTCTAATGTACACACAAATGTcctgggtgggggtggggtggggggtacaaatgtatcaatgaaTGAACATATAAAGTGTACAAGTCTGGTGACCTTTAGGGGATATTTACAGAAATGACTAGCCAATGGTTCAAGGTCATGAGAAGTGAAAGGTTCAAGGTGTGATGTTTCCTTTGCTAACAGTATTGTGTTTCTAATCCTAATAATATGGTTATTACTTGATTGTTTATGAGTTGTTTATTAgactattatatattatttgttaGTTGGCATTTTAGTAATTCTATGCAAGAAATATAACAATAAAGCTTTATGTCATATTGCATGCCCTAGGCAGTTAGTCGTTATTGCTGTAATGAAGTCAGTCAGTGATGATTTGGTAGACAAAGAGATCTGTCTATGTCATTCTTTCaccaaatatgtatatttcccttcGTTTTCTTCCATTACTGAATtgtgatatgtatatttcccttcGTTTTCTTCCATAACTGAATtgtgatatgtatatttccctCCGTTTTCTTCCATTACTGAATTgtgatatgtatatttgtgatatgtatatttccctCTGTTTTCTTCCATTACTGAATTGTGgtatgtatatttgtgatatgtatatttccctCTGTTTTCTTCCATTACTGAATTGTGATATGTGTATTTCCCTCCGTTTTCTTCCATTACTGAATTGTGATATGTTTATTTCTCTCTCAGTTTTGTTTCATTATTGAATGTGTAATGTCAACATTTCTCTTAGTTTTGTTTCAATATGTCTCTTTCAGCCTTGTTTGTGATATGCATATTTCtgtctttattttgtttcattactGAATTTCAGAGACGTTTTCTTTCTATAGGTGTGGGATATTGGTGGCCAGCCAAGATTCAGGAGTATGTGGGAAAGATATTGTCGAGGTGTCAATTGTATAGTGTGAGTATTCAGTGAAATGCAGTGTAGCTGTCCATTTCTTTTCTGAAGTATGTTAGGAAAGATACCGTCAAGGTGTTaattgtatatatagtattcagtaaagTTTATGTTGCTGTCCATTGCCTTTCTGAAGTATATGGAGAAAGATACAAGCAAGGTATCACTTGTATAATGTGAGAATTCTATGAGATCCTATGTTTTGCTTGCTGAAGCATATGGGAAAGATTTGCTGAGGTGTCAGTTGTAGTGTTCAATGAAATGCTATATGTTGTTCTCCATTGCTTTGCTGACCTATTTTGGGGAAGATATTGTCTGATGGCAGTTGTACAGTTACTGAGTATTCAGTGGAATTCtatattgtttttatatttttttgttgaagtatggggggggggggagatattGTCAGTGGCAGCTGTACACCATTCAGTGAAATCCTATGTTGCTTTCTATTGTTTTGCCATTTaacataacatatcaaaataaccccaatactgtcaatatttttgGGTAAATATTCAGAAATCATTTCTCTTTGCAGTgatatttaatttcataattatatgtattaaatgtaaaagcATACGTGTCAAAGTGTAGCATAATGTGTAATGTATCAGTCCCATAAAAGTACTAGACTATAATAAAACGTAATGCTACTAGGATGAAATGATAGACTCAAAGTATACCAGATTTATGACTAAGAAAGTTTTAGAATTGTcatctacatgtgtatactaTCTATACTATCACCTAGTGTAGATATTTTTATTATCCATGAGTGATTAAAATGGCTTTATTTCATCTAAAATTTTAAAGTATCAGTGTTTTGGCTAAGGATGCATGGAAGTAGATAATTTCTACCTTCGTTTCTCTGGTATTTACCAAGGTTCCCCTTCAAAAATTATAATACAAGGTTGGAAATTCTATGGAAGGTTAATCAGATTTCCTcgtctgttaccagggttctcagaccttagcaaaaatattgagtatggttttgtatatttcactttattttatttgtgtctgCAGTTGCAAATTTTGTaaatggaaatatttgaaatatttcaatgtctATAATATACATGGATATAATGTTTatgtcaaattaatttattgattacTGGTTTTAATATTCACAAAATTTGAGAGATAGTCATCAAAAAGTTTAAATTATGATTACAAACTCAAAATAGTAGATTTTGACAGCACACATAATATTGTGCAAAAATTAGCAAAAACACAGTTCTAGTGAAATATAGCATGTTGCCCATGATAAAGTGTTGTGTTACATAACAGATGTGGCCACAGACAATGAGACTAATATTAGATACAAATTGAATAGTAAATAGATTCCAGGCATGGTTTTGTTCAAAGACAAGTTATACCCAACCTTGTCAGaatttaataaaatgaaatggaatTTTCTAATATAATGTATTCCCAAGTGATCGACCTGTCAGTTTGTGTGTGGAATCTGTGTCTGCTATAGTTGTTCACCGACTCATCTGTGTAATTTCTAACATGGAAGTTGACTAATAGCAGGTCAGTTTTTGTGGTTTCTCCCACAACAAGGTGAGCACTTGTGATTTTAGGGCACCATATTGATAAAATGGAAACTGCAGTTCAAACTATTTGGTTTATTATCAGAATGATACACTTAATAGTTGCCAGACACCATTTTAGCTCATTTTAGTACTTGTATGTCAAAATTTCAACCTTCATGCAGGGTAACTCTACTCCAAGCCTTAAATAAGTGAGCATTGGAGCATTCATTGTGTATGTTAGCTGTAAGCCCAGTTTAATGAAAAAAGTCGTGGGGGAGATATTGTCTTTATGTTTGTCATCAAAATAAACCAGTAGCTAGGCGCTCTATGACAGCAAGCTTTGTCTGCCATTGGGGGAGATCTAGAGTAATATTCTGAAAACAGGAATTTATGAAAATTGATCTTGACATTCATTTTTGTGTAACTCATTTTCATGTTGTTTTGTTGTAGTTATATGGTAGATGCAGCTGATCATGAAAAACTAGAAGCATCACGGAATGAACTTCACAATTTACTTGACAAACCACAACTAGCAGGTATTCCGGTGAGTAGTAACTAGTTATCTGATAAAATCCTCCAAGTGaagaagtagataaacccagaAAATAACCACATAATGACTAAAGCAATGCTACAGTGTACGTATAGAATTATGAACGGTTACCTTTGTTTTGGATTTTCATATTGCTGTTATCTCCGGGTCTATTATTgttaaggtagaatgcaccATGAGGATTTAAATtcttcaaatctctccaaaatttgccatatgaaagcttctgcctgatccttttgaaatattgaaaaaaaaatgtggagatcaatgttttgttttcaaggaaatcaacaatctttgtattttttcgataaagtatttggtggccatattggattctacaatGGCTTAAAGTTTGATATCATTACATGTTGACGGTAGACATCTATTTTAAAAACGCTTGAGTTTTCTGACACAAGTTACAGCAAAGTTTTAGAATATTTATTTACAAGACACTTGCAGTACTATACTATTACATGTGTAAGCTGTATTGTAGCATAGACAAGAGACttcaagacaagacaagacaggACAAGATAATGACAgcattaaaaatgtatttgtgtaattattggATGTGAGTGTTAGATAGTAGTAGATGATATTTACTCAGCGTATAAAATGATTTGCTCAGTAATTAAAGGAACCCTGAATGTTTGTTGACTTACAAATACCATACCATCTAAAACACAGTGAAGattatgtaatgataaattgtcTACAGGAAGGAATTGTTATAAATGTAGTGGCTGGAAAGAGGCCATGTAATAGGTCTAGACATGCATGTAGACTGCAACATTCGTCTTGTCACTTCATTCTCACTGGTCTGCTACTATAGGGGATTGGCCGATCACGTGAGGGCTCCCCACCATAGCGTACTTTACAGAATATATCCATCATTTTCACATGTTTACGAGTGATGCAGTGAATGAGACATAATCATATGTGTAATAATAGAGAGGAGAAACAAGTCAACATAAAAATTACCCATCTAATTAACATGTTAACACAAATGTTTATGTGACTGTTCCTCTTGAAGTAAGGAGTAAATCATGTCTTTATAACAAGGGGTAATATCATTGGCAGGACCAAATTGATGCAGATATTACCTAATGTGGTGGCTTGAAGAGTACACGAGTGTTTTCCACCTGAGTGTTCACATGACTATGAATGATGAAGTGCacgaaaaaaattaaaaaagtatTCGTTTGATTTTTACAATACTTCTTTTGTACTTCAGGTGCTTGTACTTGGTAATAAGAAAGACCTTCCAAATTCCCTTGATGAGAAAGAATTGATTGAACGAATGAACTTGGCAGCTATCCAAGATAGGGAAATTTGTTGCTATTCTATCTCCTGCAAAGAGAAAGATAATATTGGTGAGTTGATAGATGTATAGAAATATCACAATCAATTACTATAAGAAATCCTGTCATATCACCATTGCTTGATGGGTCTTATACTGGTTGATGAGATATTAGTcccaaataatttttttgttgttccgtgaaaaaaaaataagggtGATCTCTTGAGTCTTGTCACTTCAAGTTGAAGATGAGAAGTGACAAAACGTGagggtcacaagtattttctggccaATTGAAGATTTTGGGGAAATAAAATATACCTGCACAAgcaaaatttattgaaaatttggaaaaataatggcgactTTGAACATTTGACATGTACGCATGTTTTTATGACATACAAACAACTAGGGTACAAATCCTGTATTTTTTGTTCGAACACAATCAATTTGGTTTGCATGTCATGTTCAGACAGAATACCTACTCAAAGTTAAGTGTTCACCTGTGATCCAATCTAGCTATGAAACTACAGTCACACACGTCACAACTCTAAATGTGTTTTAGTCACCTATTCTCAAATAAAAGGGCTATATTTTGAGCAACTCTGTGACAGCTGTAAAGTTAATAAATGTTCAAAAGTGGGTCAAACCAGAGTTTCAGTTGTCTTTGTTTGAGTTTCTATTTCGATTTAAGGAAGTTTGGTTTATTTTACTCTGTATGTCCCAATTttcctagtctagttcctatacagtattgttatggTTTATACCTTCATTCACAGTATAGTCAAGGCCCTaatcagggctcgaaattcgcggtagtcccgcgtccacagactaccaatgtttgtctctgggctaccaaattatgtgagtggtagccccgttgggctactaagttttgaatgaaactgtgacagcCTGATTCCGACGCCTTCCCGGGCCGGAGGCCTCTGAGGTCGCAGTCCTGTGggacgtgttctcgccaaaattagcgtcaaaatcagtgcgtcttttccaaatttgcatccacactacatggtatatcaaatgtacatgatgaaatacatgtacactgtacacctGCTCAGGCTgctgtacacgtcattcttccatacatcgtatacacagcttgtacttccaaaatgtcacaacaaaacatttatatgcaacaatattctgtatagcgatttaatgttatctttctgtactttcaattttccatggtaatcactctctggaaatatg is from Glandiceps talaboti chromosome 1, keGlaTala1.1, whole genome shotgun sequence and encodes:
- the LOC144438918 gene encoding ADP-ribosylation factor-like protein 8B-A; this translates as MIAFFSRILDWLKSLFWKEEMELTLVGLQYSGKTTFVNVIASGQFSEDMIPTVGFNMRKVTKGNVTIKVWDIGGQPRFRSMWERYCRGVNCIVYMVDAADHEKLEASRNELHNLLDKPQLAGIPVLVLGNKKDLPNSLDEKELIERMNLAAIQDREICCYSISCKEKDNIDITLQWLIQHSKASR